Sequence from the Deltaproteobacteria bacterium genome:
TTTTGACATCCAGGTAATAGGCTTCGAGTGGATCTGCCTTCTGGAGCCCCTGTTTTGCGGCGCCGGTTTTGTGCAGCATAATTTTTACGGCAGTGATTTCGATGTCTCTTTGGTCGCGTTCTCGTATCTTTTGGCGGATGCAATAGAGGGCGTTGAAGAGAATAAAATGTGCACGAAAGAGCTCTGGTTCGTTCCCGAGGAAGGATCCGGAGAAGCGTTTGTGGCCTCTTTCGCCCAAAAGACGAATTAATTCGTACTCGCTGATCCCGGTGTCTCGATTTTCGAGAATTTCCAAGAGCTCAGCCTGGAACGCGTTAAGGTATTGATCTTTCACATAAAACTCCCCATAGAGGCCATAACACGGAGCCTTTCGTTTGGCCAATCTTTACGCGTTGAGCTTAACGATCGGGTTCTTGAGACAAAATATTGGGCGACAGGCACGAGAACATTGACAAAAACGGTCGAGTTAACTATCAGCCCACCTCTATTCTCGACCAAGCCGGGTGCCCACTGCAACTGGTGCCGATTTTGGCTATGGGTCGTAGGTAAGTTTGAAGGAGAGTTCGATGTCGCGAAACCGCGGTCCTCGTTTAAAAATTGTTCGGCGTTTCCAACAACACCTGCCAGGCTTGACGCGCAAAACTGCCGAGCGTCGCCCATATCCGCCAGGTGTCCACGGCATGTCACGTCGTATCAAGCGGTCTGATTATCGTGTTCGTCTCGAAGAGAAGCAGAAGCTTCGTTTTAACTACGGTGTGACCGAGCGTCAGATGCGTACTTACTTCAAGAAGGCGTTGGCTCACCCAGGTGATACAGGTCAGTACTTGCTTCAGTCATTGGAAAGCCGTTTAGACAACGTTGTTTTCCGTGCTGGTTTTGCACCCACGATTCCTGCTGCTCGTCAGTTCGTAACGCATGGCCATGTAATGGTAAACGGACGTCGTCTCGACATCCCAAGCTATACTTGCCAAGCAGGCGACGTAATCTCTATTCGTGAGAAGAGCCAGAAGATGCCATTGGTTGAGGAGTGCATTGCATCTCCAGCTTTGGAAATCCCAAGCTACCTCGGCACTGAAGATTCTTCTCCGTTTAAGAAGGAGTTTCGTTCAACTCCTACTCGTGATGATGTTCCTCTTGAAGTTCAAGAAAACCTCATCATCGAATTTTATTCTCAGATTGTCTGAGACTATTCGAGAGACTTTCGAAGAAGCGTCCACTTTGTGGGCGCTTTTTTTTGGCCAATTTTTGACGGCTACCTCAAATCAAGCGGTTCAATGCTGAATTTTCCCACTGGTATGAAGTCCGAGGGAGCCGAGGGTGGGCTGTGTGTGGTGCTCGGTAAAGCCAGCTTGCGTGAAAAAACGAGAGAGCTTGTCTTCCGTCATCTGGCCGACTCCGCCGCTAACGACACGCCACAGAGCCATTGAGATCCCAAACCGGGCGGCACTCCAAGGCCGGCTAAGCCACTGAGCGGCATTGGGAATTGATTCAAGTGCCGCTTTTTTGAGGGAGCCATTGCCGTTGGGCTCCATAAAAACAACTTGGCCGTTTGTTTTGAGTACGCGTGCTACTTCCAAGAGCACAGCGACCGGATCATCGACGAGGTAAAGAAAACTGTGCCCAAAGACCAGGTCGAAACTTTGGTCGGGGTAGGGAAGGTGGGTGGCGTCGCCCTGTGTAAAGCTCAGGTGCTTAAGATGCGACCAATCCTTTTGGTGGGCGGCGCGGGCAATCTCAATCATTTCACCTGAGAGATCGATCCCAGTGAGCTGAGCGGGCCTGGGGATTCGCGCTCCCAGAGCAAACGTACTGGTTCCTGGCCCACAGCCCAAGTCTAGGATTTTCGCCTTCAGAGGGACACATTGGACGCAATCGAGCATGCCGATGATGGCTCTTCTCCAGAAGACCTGCCGGGTTATGGCGGTGTAGAAGTTCGCACTGAGCCCAGTGCTAAAAAGAAGGTCTTTCCATTTCATCGAAGCTGCCTCGGCCTTCTAGGCCTGCGCCTGGAGGATATGGTCTAAAATAGGGATATCGGCCGGAGCAAGCTTGTACTCACTAGCTTCTTGAGCAGTAACCCAGACGATGGCGTCATGATCTCGCAATTCAAATTCACCCGACTCAATTCGAGTTTCGTGAGCGATAAGCTCAATTTTGATGTGCTCATAATCATGTCGGTGGGTGGCAATCTCTTTGCCAACAGAAACAATGATATCGAACTCTTCGAGGAGTTCGCGCGCGAGAGCTTTTTCGGCAGTTTCTCCGGCCTCAATTTTCCCGCCCGGAAACTCCCAGTAGCCAGCCATGGATTTGCCGGGCTTTCTTCTCGCAAGAAGGAGGTTTTGGTCGCGGTAGATTACGGCTGCGACCACTGGGAGATACTCGCTAGCCATTAAGGCGTGTAGCAACAGCGAAAACCTGTAAATTGGTTGCCAACGTTGGCCGCTGCAGCCAAAGAGTGGTCACATTGCAGGTAATCATCGATATCTGAAAAGCCACCACCAGCTTGAAAGCACTGACCGCTACCGATGCAGCTATCGGTCCATTCCCACACGTTACCGCTCATATCGTAAAGAGGTGCGGCAAATCCTTGGCCGTGACAGTTTGCGAGAGTTCCTCCGGGCTCGGAACGCCCGACGCCCCGCCAGCCATCGTTACATTGAGACTGAACGTAAGTATTGCCGTAGGGGTACTCGTTACTGATGCCGCTTTGGCAGGAGAAGAGCCAGTCTGATGGGAGTTTACAAAGCTGCTTGCCGCTGTTTTCACACGCGCGGCGAGCCTGGAACCAAGTCATGTTGGCACTTGGGCGGACACCGCTGTTGCTACATGCGTAAACTGCCGTGCTTGGCTCTGTGACGGTAACTTCCTGGCATGTTCCTGTGCAACCTTCGCTGGCTACATTGTCGGGAAACCCTGAAGGGAAGTTGTCGTTGGTATCTAAGCCATACTGGGTTCCGCTGCAGTCTTCATTTTGAAAAACAGCTGCTTCGTACTTGTCGATGCAGGCAGCTCTTGTGCCGATGCGAACCATATCACTGGGGCAGTTAAACTCGGTACAAGTGCCACCGCTGCAGGTTTGGCTTAAGCAATCGGAGCCTTCGCTACACGTTTGGCCGCCTTCACAGCCCGCGCAATCTTCGCCGCCACAGTCGACATCGGATTCCGAACCATTGAGTGTGCCATCGTTACAAAAAGACATCACGCACGCGCCATTTTGGCAGGTCGTAGATTCACAGTCTGAGTTTTCAAGGCAGTTGAGGTTGATGCCGCATCCTGAGCATGCTGGACCACCACAATCCACGTCGGTTTCACCACCGTTTGCTACGCCATCGCTGCAGCTAGAGGCCGAGCAGACACTGTCTGTGCAGAGGTAACTTACACAGTCTGAGTCGACCAAGCAGCTTTGTCCTTCGTCACAGGTTGGGCAGGAACCACCGCAGTCGATGTCCGTTTCGGAGCCATTTTGGTTGGTATCATCGCATGCTGGATCTAGGCATTTACCATCGAAACATTCGGTATCGGTGCATTCTTCTCGAACACCCTGGAGGTTTCCGCAGCTGTCATACCAGTAGGCGGTGTCGCCCGAGCAAATCGAATAATCTTGAGAGGCGCATGATTCCACTTCGGTAGCCGCGGCAGCTTCGCAACCAGGTTCTTCCTCAATACAAGTGTACCCCTCGGGGCAGGAGGAAAATGGATAACCGCTGGGGCATGCCGTATCGCCGTCGGGGATAGCTGAGCACCCGGTACTTAAAAGAAAGAGGCACATACCTGTGAGCAGGGGTAAATAAGCCAGTCGAGTCATCAATCATCCTCCCATGAAACAATTAGGAGACTTTACGGCGGGTGGAGGCGGGTGTCTAATGAAAACCTGCCCCTTATTTCTGATGCAATGCGACAATAAGATGCATCCTTTTATTGACGTGATTTAACAAAACTTTTTTAATTAGGTATGGGCATTGCTGAAGAGGGCGATACTGTACTTATCCACTATGTGGGCTGGCTCGATGACCAGACGGTATTTTGTGATTCACGTGAAAATGAACCAATTGAATTGGTCATTGGGGAGAACCACCTTTTACCCGCACTGGAAATAGCGTTGGTGGGTATGGAGTCGGGGGAAGAAAAGGCGCTGCGTCTGGCCCCAGATCTTGCTTACGGCTACTACATGCCAGACTTGGTTTTTACCGTGAATTCAAGCCGCGTACCGCCGGATGCTTTACCGGACATTGGTGCTAAGAGAAGAGTGACCATTGAGAAGGATGACGAAGATGTCGA
This genomic interval carries:
- a CDS encoding (deoxy)nucleoside triphosphate pyrophosphohydrolase translates to MASEYLPVVAAVIYRDQNLLLARRKPGKSMAGYWEFPGGKIEAGETAEKALARELLEEFDIIVSVGKEIATHRHDYEHIKIELIAHETRIESGEFELRDHDAIVWVTAQEASEYKLAPADIPILDHILQAQA
- the rpsD gene encoding 30S ribosomal protein S4; the encoded protein is MSRNRGPRLKIVRRFQQHLPGLTRKTAERRPYPPGVHGMSRRIKRSDYRVRLEEKQKLRFNYGVTERQMRTYFKKALAHPGDTGQYLLQSLESRLDNVVFRAGFAPTIPAARQFVTHGHVMVNGRRLDIPSYTCQAGDVISIREKSQKMPLVEECIASPALEIPSYLGTEDSSPFKKEFRSTPTRDDVPLEVQENLIIEFYSQIV
- a CDS encoding molecular chaperone DnaJ; translation: MKDQYLNAFQAELLEILENRDTGISEYELIRLLGERGHKRFSGSFLGNEPELFRAHFILFNALYCIRQKIRERDQRDIEITAVKIMLHKTGAAKQGLQKADPLEAYYLDVKNLKETTDDDVYELLASFWNRFQVSSDKDEALAQLALSEPVEPQAIRKRYRELAFEHHPDRGGSADKLATINEAMDTLRVYYAL
- a CDS encoding SUMF1/EgtB/PvdO family nonheme iron enzyme, encoding MTRLAYLPLLTGMCLFLLSTGCSAIPDGDTACPSGYPFSSCPEGYTCIEEEPGCEAAAATEVESCASQDYSICSGDTAYWYDSCGNLQGVREECTDTECFDGKCLDPACDDTNQNGSETDIDCGGSCPTCDEGQSCLVDSDCVSYLCTDSVCSASSCSDGVANGGETDVDCGGPACSGCGINLNCLENSDCESTTCQNGACVMSFCNDGTLNGSESDVDCGGEDCAGCEGGQTCSEGSDCLSQTCSGGTCTEFNCPSDMVRIGTRAACIDKYEAAVFQNEDCSGTQYGLDTNDNFPSGFPDNVASEGCTGTCQEVTVTEPSTAVYACSNSGVRPSANMTWFQARRACENSGKQLCKLPSDWLFSCQSGISNEYPYGNTYVQSQCNDGWRGVGRSEPGGTLANCHGQGFAAPLYDMSGNVWEWTDSCIGSGQCFQAGGGFSDIDDYLQCDHSLAAAANVGNQFTGFRCCYTP
- a CDS encoding peptidylprolyl isomerase, which codes for MGIAEEGDTVLIHYVGWLDDQTVFCDSRENEPIELVIGENHLLPALEIALVGMESGEEKALRLAPDLAYGYYMPDLVFTVNSSRVPPDALPDIGAKRRVTIEKDDEDVEVMVMRTTEQICVVDGNHPLVGKTLNFTVNLVDVV
- a CDS encoding methyltransferase domain-containing protein codes for the protein MKWKDLLFSTGLSANFYTAITRQVFWRRAIIGMLDCVQCVPLKAKILDLGCGPGTSTFALGARIPRPAQLTGIDLSGEMIEIARAAHQKDWSHLKHLSFTQGDATHLPYPDQSFDLVFGHSFLYLVDDPVAVLLEVARVLKTNGQVVFMEPNGNGSLKKAALESIPNAAQWLSRPWSAARFGISMALWRVVSGGVGQMTEDKLSRFFTQAGFTEHHTQPTLGSLGLHTSGKIQH